In Candidatus Syntrophoarchaeum caldarius, one DNA window encodes the following:
- a CDS encoding DGC domain containing protein — protein MDESDGGGRISSKANKVNITACSGLNYVGELGRRAVIKVCDETREDVTELISIGGFGKAYMYNDTTVLKHGVKPIKKHKTIAVDGCTLNCATEMLKFMGVPPVESIQVIGIVKGETSRRVSNITEEEVDLVREKIEAAVDRLLEEATSG, from the coding sequence ATGGATGAATCTGATGGTGGTGGTCGTATATCATCAAAGGCAAATAAAGTGAATATCACCGCATGCAGCGGGCTTAATTATGTTGGTGAACTGGGGAGGCGGGCTGTCATCAAAGTGTGTGATGAGACCCGCGAAGACGTTACCGAACTCATCTCGATCGGGGGATTTGGAAAGGCGTATATGTACAATGATACAACCGTTCTAAAACACGGTGTAAAACCGATAAAAAAGCACAAGACGATTGCTGTTGACGGTTGTACACTGAACTGTGCCACTGAGATGTTAAAGTTCATGGGAGTTCCACCGGTAGAATCGATCCAGGTGATCGGGATTGTCAAGGGTGAGACATCAAGAAGGGTGAGCAACATAACAGAGGAAGAAGTTGATCTGGTCAGGGAAAAAATTGAAGCGGCTGTTGATAGATTACTGGAGGAAGCGACATCGGGCTGA
- a CDS encoding Nascent polypeptide-associated complex (NAC), archaeal, which translates to MFPGMAGVNPKKMKQMMKQMGISLNELEDVQEVIIRMKDHELVFPDAVVTVMNAQGTTLYQVVGTPEERTTASVVSDEDIELVMEKTGASREMAKEALERANGDLVEAIMALEGK; encoded by the coding sequence ATGTTTCCAGGAATGGCGGGTGTTAATCCCAAAAAAATGAAACAGATGATGAAACAGATGGGAATCTCGCTCAACGAGCTTGAAGATGTCCAGGAGGTTATTATCCGAATGAAAGATCATGAACTGGTCTTTCCTGATGCGGTTGTGACGGTGATGAATGCGCAGGGTACAACGCTCTACCAGGTTGTTGGAACACCAGAAGAGCGAACTACAGCGTCTGTGGTGAGTGATGAGGATATTGAACTTGTTATGGAAAAAACAGGTGCATCGAGGGAGATGGCAAAAGAAGCCCTGGAGCGTGCGAACGGGGATCTTGTCGAGGCGATAATGGCACTTGAGGGCAAATAA
- a CDS encoding protein containing DUF137, translated as MTEIPRDHPRYESLSLRETITRCVELGITSRQGLIAHGRGEAIDYLIGEKTLPTALKAEDAAVATLLTAKNPVISVNGNTAALVPEETIELAELIGAKIEINLFHRTEERIARIKDHLERLGAEDVLGLEPDEKIPGLTSERAKVSKKGIFSADAVLVPLEDGDRCESLVRMGKIVIAIDINPFSRTSRMAQISIIDNVIRAMPNMIACAKVLTENAVPKKDLLAMIEAFDNRENLNETIKEIKRGLNEGRLEESTGYSKLSIW; from the coding sequence ATGACAGAGATCCCCAGAGACCATCCTCGCTATGAATCACTCTCACTGCGAGAAACGATCACAAGATGCGTTGAGTTAGGGATTACAAGCAGACAGGGACTTATCGCACACGGCAGAGGCGAGGCTATCGATTATCTGATCGGCGAGAAGACACTTCCAACTGCGCTAAAGGCTGAAGACGCAGCAGTTGCCACTCTTTTAACCGCAAAAAACCCTGTAATATCTGTGAATGGCAATACCGCAGCCCTTGTACCAGAGGAGACGATTGAACTCGCGGAACTTATCGGAGCAAAGATCGAGATAAACCTGTTTCACAGGACAGAAGAACGAATTGCAAGGATAAAAGATCATCTTGAGCGATTAGGTGCAGAGGATGTGCTTGGTTTAGAGCCTGATGAGAAGATACCCGGTCTCACAAGTGAACGGGCCAAAGTCTCAAAGAAAGGAATATTTAGCGCAGATGCAGTGCTTGTACCGCTTGAAGATGGTGATCGCTGTGAATCACTTGTCAGGATGGGAAAGATTGTGATCGCGATCGATATTAATCCTTTCTCACGTACATCCAGGATGGCGCAGATCTCGATCATCGATAATGTGATCCGTGCGATGCCAAATATGATCGCATGTGCAAAAGTGCTTACCGAGAACGCCGTGCCAAAGAAAGATCTACTGGCCATGATAGAGGCGTTTGATAATAGAGAAAACCTGAACGAGACGATTAAAGAGATAAAACGAGGTCTGAATGAGGGACGATTGGAAGAGAGTACGGGTTATAGCAAATTATCAATTTGGTAG
- a CDS encoding PUA domain protein, with the protein MRVVVADEAVPFVRDGRSAFAKHVVAVDDAIRPFDEVLIVDRFDNLIGTGKALLSACEITSFMRGVAVDVRSGTGGN; encoded by the coding sequence ATGCGAGTTGTTGTTGCGGACGAGGCTGTACCGTTTGTTCGTGACGGCAGGAGCGCATTTGCAAAGCATGTCGTTGCGGTAGATGATGCGATTCGCCCGTTTGATGAGGTGCTGATCGTTGATCGGTTCGATAATCTGATTGGAACCGGGAAGGCGCTTCTCTCGGCATGTGAGATCACTTCGTTCATGCGAGGTGTGGCGGTTGATGTTAGATCTGGAACAGGAGGTAATTGA
- a CDS encoding protein containing DUF521, producing the protein MYLQKDEEQILNGESGDSLQKMMEILVTLGKIYDAEYLIPIKSVQIAGVSYKTIGDAGLEWIEDIDAQVVVPSILNPMGMDRERWREMGISEDFYRKQIEILNVYRRMGIRIECTCTPYYLEDSMPCLGDHLAWSESSAISFANSVIGARTNRESGISALASALLGKTPYYGYHLDENRVPTIGIEVPFTLTGSDFGALGYVIGKVIGDCVPIFEFAPSTKPSDDDLKSLGAALAASGAVALYHVKGRTPEADRFEVPEEKIVVEEGEIRSVYDGSSEPDLVALGCPHLSIDELELAAELLRGRKVKRELWLCVSRYLKGKRADLVGVIESSGAKVISDTCMIVSPACDRFDCIMTDSGKALNYIPTMCQAEAVFGSFRDCIEVVLGEARDC; encoded by the coding sequence ATGTACCTCCAGAAGGATGAAGAGCAAATTTTGAATGGCGAGAGTGGAGATAGTCTCCAGAAGATGATGGAGATCCTCGTAACACTTGGAAAGATCTATGATGCAGAGTACCTGATCCCGATAAAAAGTGTGCAGATTGCAGGTGTCTCGTACAAGACGATCGGGGATGCGGGGCTTGAATGGATCGAAGATATCGATGCACAGGTTGTTGTCCCATCGATACTCAATCCAATGGGCATGGATCGGGAAAGATGGCGGGAGATGGGCATAAGCGAGGATTTCTACAGGAAGCAGATCGAGATACTCAATGTTTACAGGCGAATGGGGATAAGGATTGAGTGTACCTGTACACCGTATTATCTTGAAGATAGTATGCCCTGCCTGGGCGACCACCTTGCATGGTCTGAGTCCTCTGCAATCTCGTTTGCAAATTCGGTGATTGGAGCAAGGACCAATCGAGAGAGTGGGATATCTGCCCTTGCATCGGCACTGCTCGGAAAGACGCCATATTATGGATATCACCTTGATGAGAACCGAGTTCCAACAATTGGGATCGAGGTGCCTTTCACACTAACAGGCTCTGACTTCGGGGCGCTTGGATATGTGATTGGAAAGGTTATCGGTGATTGTGTCCCAATCTTTGAGTTTGCACCCTCGACAAAACCATCAGATGATGACCTCAAGAGCCTTGGTGCTGCACTTGCTGCGAGTGGTGCGGTTGCCCTGTATCATGTGAAGGGGAGAACACCCGAAGCAGATCGTTTTGAGGTGCCAGAAGAGAAGATCGTGGTTGAGGAAGGCGAGATTCGTTCTGTCTATGACGGATCGTCTGAACCCGATCTTGTAGCACTTGGGTGCCCTCATCTCTCGATAGATGAGCTTGAGCTTGCAGCAGAACTCCTTCGTGGTAGAAAGGTCAAACGAGAGCTGTGGTTGTGTGTATCGAGGTATCTTAAAGGTAAGCGAGCAGATCTTGTCGGAGTGATAGAATCATCCGGGGCAAAAGTCATCTCTGATACCTGCATGATTGTATCTCCTGCATGTGACAGGTTTGATTGCATTATGACCGACTCTGGCAAGGCATTGAACTACATACCCACGATGTGTCAGGCAGAAGCGGTCTTTGGGAGTTTCAGAGATTGTATCGAGGTGGTGCTTGGTGAGGCAAGGGACTGTTGA
- a CDS encoding translation factor Sua5, with protein MRQGTVEDAISTLKSGGVIVYPTETVYGLGASIYKKEGIERIYVIKGRLFSKPVSIAVSSYDMIDEVAYLDESMRKIIEKILPGPVTVLLKKRPVVPDRLSAGSDLIGIRFPDHEKALAIIESVGPITSTSANISGKKDPIAPEEVEIEADLIVNGGRCRIGVSSTVVDPVSKRILRKGAGYMKVLEILSSEHE; from the coding sequence GTGAGGCAAGGGACTGTTGAGGATGCGATTTCCACCCTTAAATCAGGTGGGGTCATCGTCTACCCAACAGAGACGGTCTATGGTCTTGGCGCGAGTATATACAAAAAGGAGGGTATAGAGAGGATCTATGTGATCAAAGGGAGATTATTCTCAAAACCAGTATCCATTGCTGTTTCGAGTTATGATATGATCGATGAGGTGGCCTATCTCGATGAATCGATGCGTAAGATCATCGAGAAGATCCTGCCAGGACCTGTTACAGTGCTTCTTAAGAAGAGGCCGGTTGTACCAGATCGTTTGAGTGCAGGTTCAGATCTCATCGGTATCAGATTTCCAGATCACGAAAAAGCGCTTGCGATAATCGAATCCGTGGGTCCAATCACCTCAACGAGTGCGAATATCTCGGGTAAGAAAGATCCGATTGCTCCTGAGGAGGTTGAGATTGAAGCAGATTTAATTGTTAATGGTGGAAGATGCAGGATAGGAGTCTCCTCGACGGTTGTGGATCCTGTTTCAAAGAGAATCCTGAGAAAAGGAGCGGGGTATATGAAAGTTCTTGAGATCTTATCTTCTGAGCATGAATAA
- a CDS encoding ATPase AAA — MTEKIEEEPVIENDDLLGGCEFESTDDIEVPKSLIDQVIGQEHAVEIIKKAATQRRHVMMIGTPGTGKSMLARAMAELLPKEELQDVLVYHNLEDANNPKIRVLPAGKGKEIVTIQKEEARRRAQARNTLLILIIFSIVIYATLVGQFIWGIIAAAMIFMALKYIMPREDMLVPKLLVSNSDKERAPFTDATGAHAGALLGDVRHDPFQSGGLETPSHERVEAGAIHKSHKGVLFIDEINTLRIESQQQLLTALQEKEYAITGQSERSSGAMVKTDPVPCDFIMVAAGNLDAMAGMHPALRSRIKGYGYEIYMRDTMDDTPENRQKLVRFVAQEVKKDGKIPPFDKSAVAEIIREAKRRTGRKNKLSLILRDLGGLVRVAGDIATAEGAKITTAEHVLRAKSMARSVEQQLADQYLEHRRDYKFFKNEGEEIGRVNGLAVIGDSGVMLPILAEVTPTQSKSEGHVIATGMLQDIAKEAVQNVSAIIKKVTGKDISNKDVHIQFIGTYEGVEGDSASISIATAVVSALEDIPVDQRVAMTGSLSVRGDVLPVGGVTHKIEAAVKAGVKTVIIPKANMDDVLIEEKYKDMVKIIPASTIEDVFEHSLRGIKKERFLDKIKNFASVGIGILDIDKPTVS, encoded by the coding sequence ATGACAGAAAAAATTGAAGAGGAACCTGTTATAGAAAATGATGATCTTCTTGGTGGATGTGAGTTTGAGAGCACTGATGATATAGAAGTGCCCAAGTCTCTCATCGACCAGGTGATCGGGCAAGAGCATGCGGTAGAGATCATAAAGAAAGCAGCGACCCAGCGGCGGCATGTGATGATGATCGGAACACCCGGTACAGGAAAGTCGATGCTGGCGCGCGCAATGGCTGAGCTTCTGCCAAAAGAGGAGCTCCAGGATGTCCTCGTCTATCATAACCTTGAGGATGCAAACAACCCAAAGATCAGGGTACTTCCTGCTGGAAAAGGTAAGGAAATTGTGACAATTCAGAAAGAGGAGGCGAGGCGGCGTGCACAGGCGAGAAATACACTCCTGATACTCATTATATTCTCGATCGTGATCTATGCAACCCTGGTTGGGCAGTTCATCTGGGGAATTATCGCAGCTGCAATGATCTTCATGGCGCTCAAGTATATCATGCCCCGTGAAGATATGCTCGTTCCAAAGCTGCTCGTATCAAATAGCGATAAAGAGAGGGCACCGTTCACTGATGCGACAGGTGCACATGCAGGCGCACTGTTGGGTGATGTGAGGCACGATCCGTTCCAGTCCGGTGGACTTGAGACACCATCACATGAGAGGGTTGAGGCTGGTGCGATCCATAAGTCGCATAAAGGCGTACTCTTCATCGACGAGATAAATACCCTGCGAATTGAATCCCAGCAGCAGCTTCTAACGGCACTACAGGAGAAAGAATACGCGATAACAGGGCAATCCGAGCGAAGTTCCGGCGCGATGGTAAAGACAGATCCTGTGCCATGTGATTTTATCATGGTTGCAGCGGGCAACCTCGACGCGATGGCAGGGATGCACCCCGCACTTCGTTCAAGGATCAAGGGTTACGGATATGAGATCTATATGCGGGATACAATGGATGATACACCTGAGAACCGCCAGAAGCTTGTGAGGTTTGTCGCCCAGGAGGTCAAGAAAGATGGTAAGATCCCACCCTTTGATAAAAGTGCTGTAGCAGAGATCATACGAGAAGCAAAGCGCAGGACAGGTCGCAAGAACAAGCTCTCCCTGATATTGAGGGATCTTGGAGGCCTTGTCAGGGTTGCAGGTGATATAGCAACAGCTGAGGGGGCAAAGATCACAACAGCAGAGCATGTGCTTCGAGCAAAGTCGATGGCACGATCTGTGGAGCAGCAGCTTGCAGACCAGTATCTTGAACACCGCAGGGACTACAAATTCTTCAAGAATGAAGGCGAAGAGATTGGGCGAGTCAATGGTCTTGCTGTAATAGGCGATTCAGGGGTGATGCTCCCGATTCTCGCAGAAGTGACGCCAACCCAGTCAAAGTCAGAAGGGCATGTGATCGCAACAGGTATGCTCCAGGACATTGCGAAAGAGGCTGTCCAGAATGTCTCTGCGATCATAAAGAAGGTCACAGGAAAGGATATATCAAACAAAGACGTCCATATCCAGTTCATCGGGACGTATGAAGGGGTTGAAGGTGATAGCGCATCGATATCGATCGCAACAGCAGTTGTATCCGCCCTCGAGGATATACCTGTGGATCAGCGTGTTGCGATGACAGGATCGCTCTCTGTGCGGGGTGATGTCCTGCCTGTTGGTGGGGTCACGCACAAGATCGAGGCAGCGGTGAAAGCTGGTGTCAAGACAGTTATAATTCCAAAAGCAAACATGGACGATGTCCTGATAGAAGAGAAGTACAAAGATATGGTCAAGATTATCCCTGCTTCGACGATCGAGGATGTATTCGAACACAGCCTGCGTGGCATAAAGAAAGAGCGCTTCCTTGACAAGATAAAGAACTTTGCATCTGTTGGGATCGGGATTCTTGATATCGATAAGCCGACTGTATCATAA